TCTTAAATTTAACATTGATAGATAGAAAATATAGAACTGGAATTGAAAGTACATTCGGGAAAACCAACAGGCTAATTAAGAGCCTCTACATCGACAATAATAGCATAGCCGAAAATAACATTAAAACCAAAACGTAGACAAAATGATGCAGCCACTTAAGCTAAATGAGACACCGACAACTGCAAGTCTGCAACTAGGCCTTCTTCTTGTTGAGGAAGACTGTAGTCAGCACTTTCTTATTGACATCAAAGGACGCTTTCAGCATCGCCAGTCCCTGTAGAAAAACAAAATTTAAAAATCAGTTATTAGCTAGGCCTATCGTAAAACTGACATCATCACACATAAGGTGTTaaatgtacgcagccttaccaaTGCATATAAAAAAAACTTACGAGAAAGAACATTAAGCAATGTTACCTCAGTAAAACCGACTTGAACCTCTTTTTCAATCAGTGCAGAAACATCCTTGACATTGAACTTGTTCATGAGGGTAATAGCCGAGATGGTTGACATAGGTTTGACCTCCAAATTATCCATAACCATGTAAGTAACCAACCCTTTCACATATCCCCCAGTTGCATTGCTGCTTGTCCCAGTATTAACAGCAGCATTTGGAGGCGAAACATAATTGAACGCCGTATTTATCTTGTTACGACAATTTGGACAAATTGCATTAGGATTATGACTCCCATAGTTATAAATCTTAGGATTGGTAGCTGGACCATCTTTGAGTTCCAGCAAAGGAACATTAACAGCAGTTTTCGGTTTCAACACATCATCTTTGTTGACATTGACCTGAAAATAATCAGAGCTAAGCGACTCGACACTCTTATAAAGAGATCCAACTGACCCAACCATACCATTCACATTCAAGAGCTTAACCACAGTTCCGACCGGCAGCGACAGGATATGAAACAGGAAATCAACAAACTCTTTTCCGGCTTCCGCAAACAGAACTTTGTTAGCCGTACTGTCAACTAACAGTTTCAAACTCAACTTTTTTCCTGCCATCAAATCTGATTAGTTACAAGTTAAAACTATAAATTTTGAAATATTAGTGAGATTGGTTATGGAATAAAGGGTGTAGGTAGTGTGCTATATATATAGATTTGAGTGATATAATTGAAGGGACCGCGGTACATTACATGTAGCAGCGGAAGACAGAAACGTGGTCTTCCTGAGACCTATTGcatttaaaaacttgtaaaactgAGTAAAGGTACACATACTTCATGTGTAGACAATAAATTGGTCTAATCCCGAAAATACGGAGTCTCTAGTGTATCCACACCGGTAAATAGACTAACGTTCTCAACCCTTGAGACGACCTCGAAATATAGAGAAAATACTTTTCTCACTTTAATGTATGTATGAGAATAAGACGAAATTTCGATTGTACTTGAAAAAGTCACGGCCATTCCACTATTTATAGCAATGGAATGCTTAGCCACTAAGGCTCACACATATTAGATACAATAGGTCTTAGTATAGACGGGtgaggcgaacagacgggtaaagacctctaataaaatgggtaggagaGACAAgatggggcacccccatgtgctttccactttatggtaaatggatattttgtgaggaaaaatgatatccgtctatacgtatagacgaatagtatccgtctataatgagaatttgtgtactaGATAAGCTTTGAATTATTTCCTTAACAATTAAGGAATCACTAAGCAAATGGGACCTAAACATGCATATGCCATGCTAACAACACAAAGCCAACTTTCCAAGTGCATTCTAGTACGTGGCCCTCAAGGCCAAATCACGTCTTGGTCTCTCATACACACGTCTTTCCGACATTAACTATATTTCCGTGTTAGCGGACAATATAAAAATATGTCGTcaagattatttaattaattatctcataataaattaaataaccgtaAACGTTAAATATCAACCCTAAGTGTGTGACCACATAGGTTCATCGCTAAACCGGTAATAATTAATCTCGTTAACTATTAATCGAGGTTGGCGTCTAACAACACTCCCCGACAGCCGGATAGCGTGAATACCAATATTCACTGTACTCGAACCTAGTAAAGGACACTGTAATTATTTCCCTCCGTCCTTCCAACTCCGGATCATCTTAGGGTATGGTTTGACTGTCAAACCCCACTAGACGACCACTATGTTACATGTCAATCATTATTGGTCGGGAATGACTTTCATTTGTCTACCCTGACCAAGGTTTTGATAtgaccaataagattaatgacaacatagagttcaaactcattacCTTGAGCTGACGGATTCCATCTTGACTTACCACTAATTGCATAGGTACCCAATTATACCCAATGACCATTCAACTagcatttttacacactaggtgtcCGGTATCTAAGTACAATAAGTAGTCTATTAACTACAATGATGATCTCAGGTCAAAGGATAAAATATACAATTACTCCTTAAGAGAATTTCCACATTGACAGTGTATAGGTAATAATAACCATTTGGGAAATCTCACTGTTGGTCAAGTTCAATAATCATATCTCCATATGCATTATTTATATTATAACTTAATGAATGAGATCCATTAATACTCATATCATGAGTACCGTTATCAATATATTGGTCTATCCGGATTATCATAGTCCCATTCTGATAATCACACGACCAAGAACACTTTTAGACTAAACTCTATAATACTCGACTCTCATTATCATAATCTCCATTATGATGTCAAATATACCGGTTTAATCAAGGACTTATCATCGTATTAATACCTTAATGAGATAATAAGAAAAAGTCATCTAATTATTAATCTCCACTAATAATTACATCGTATGAAATACGTTCAAAATGTTACATAACTAACGATTGCTCTGTGACACAATTCTAACAAAATTATCCATAACCATATAAGTTACGCACACCCTAACATATCCCCCAGTTGCATTGCTTCTTGTCGCAATACCAACGGCATCCTTAGGCGGAACAAACGTAAATGGCTCATTTATCTTGTGATTACAACCGGGACAAATTGACTGCCATAGTTACAACAGTATTTGTAAGAGCACCTATACATATTTTGATTCACTGGACCATCTTTAAGTTTATTCTGGTTGAAAATAGTTGAATCTGCTGTGTTTTGAGCATCGTAAATTGTAAACATTTTACTAATTGTTCTTTGAATTTGTTACGAGTATACTTGACTCAAAAGTCGAAAGATGTTTTCGTTTTTGTTTACTGAAACTGTCAGCAAGTACACCAATTCATGTTCACTTCATAATAGCTTAACTATGAGAGGACACACGCATATTTAGTGTTTGACATTGTCACTAGCTTTTAATGGACCGCCTGTCGAATAGACGAATACATTATGTGGATGAATAGATCAAGCAAAACAATAGATGACGCACAAGCGTGCAGCTGATTTCAAAATTAAATTTAGCATCGATAGATTGATAGACTGAAAGCCGGAATTGAAAGTACATTCTGAAAAAACAATAGGCAAAGAGCCTCTACTACGACAATAACAACATAtcgaaaaaaaacacaaaaaccagaGATAGACAAAATGCAGCAATTTTAACTAAATGTAATCGCCTAACAGCGACTACATGCCATAATTATATGATGCTACTAGGCCTTCTTCTTGCCGAGGAAGACAGAAGTCAGGACTGAATTGGTGACCTCAAACGACGCTTTCAGCATCGCCAGTCCCTGCagaacaaaattaaaaaaaacataCGACAAAGAACATTAAGCAAGGTTACCTCAGTAAAACCGACTTGAACCTCTTTCTCAACGAGTGCAGAA
The Silene latifolia isolate original U9 population chromosome 11, ASM4854445v1, whole genome shotgun sequence genome window above contains:
- the LOC141612383 gene encoding uncharacterized protein LOC141612383, with amino-acid sequence MAGKKLSLKLLVDSTANKVLFAEAGKEFVDFLFHILSLPVGTVVKLLNVNGMVGSVGSLYKSVESLSSDYFQVNVNKDDVLKPKTAVNVPLLELKDGPATNPKIYNYGSHNPNAICPNCRNKINTAFNYVSPPNAAVNTGTSSNATGGYVKGLVTYMVMDNLEVKPMSTISAITLMNKFNVKDVSALIEKEVQVGFTEGLAMLKASFDVNKKVLTTVFLNKKKA